The following proteins are co-located in the Solea solea chromosome 21, fSolSol10.1, whole genome shotgun sequence genome:
- the LOC131448544 gene encoding retinol dehydrogenase 13-like: protein MSKYILPVSAFGTVLGCAVLLKNHVTGGRCTSKAVIPGKTVVITGANTGIGKETARELAKRGGRIIMGCRDMEKCEAAAKEIRGNTLNPHVYAHHLDLASTKSIREFAEKIKQEEQRVDVLINNAGIMRCPAWKTEDGFDMQFGVNHLGHFLLTNLLLDKLKESAPSRVINLASLAHIIGEMDFEDLHWEKKKFNTKQAYCQSKLANVLFTRELAKRLQGTGVTVNAVHPGVVATQLGRYTNLHQSKFSSSVLGPFFSLLVKSPELGAQASVYLTVSEEMEGVTGHYYDVMTEKEPAPQALDEEVARKLWEVSSKLVGLDEDGQTGVSEAPAEGQNKAAQTEPAQKHGHSPGATVSAVRL, encoded by the exons ATGAGTAAATATATTTTACCCGTGTCTGCGTTCGGGACCGTGCTTGGCTGCGCTGTTTTACTGAA GAACCATGTGACTGGAGGACGGTGCACCAGTAAAGCTGTCATTCCTGGAAAGACTGTGGTTATCACAGGAGCCAACACGGGCATCGGCAAAGAGACGGCCAGAGAGCTGGCCAAGAGAG GGGGACGGATCATTATGGGATGTCGGGACATGGAGAAGTGCGAGGCGGCCGCGAAAGAGATTCGAGGGAATACGCTGAATCCTCATGTGTACGCCCATCACCTCGATCTGGCCTCAACGAAATCCATCCGAGAGTTTGCGGAGAAGATTAAACAAG agGAGCAGAGAGTGGATGTGCTGATCAACAACGCAGGCATCATGAGATGTCCCGCGTGGAAGACAGAGGATGGCTTTGACATGCAGTTTGGAGTTAATCACTTAG GCCACTTCTTGTTGACAAACCTTCTACTGGATAAGTTGAAGGAGTCCGCCCCCAGCAGAGTTATCAACCTGGCCTCGCTCGCCCACATCATTGGAGAGATGGACTTCGAGGACTTGCActgggagaagaagaagtttaATACCAAGCAGGCGTATTGTCAGAGCAAGCTTGCCAACGTTCTGTTCACCAGAGAGCTCGCCAAGCGTTTGCAAG gcaCAGGAGTCACAGTGAACGCTGTGCACCCAGGCGTTGTTGCCACGCAGCTTGGGAGGTACACCAACCTCCACCAATCAAAGTTCTCGAGCTCTGTGCTCG GCCCGTTTTTCTCCCTCCTGGTGAAGAGCCCAGAGCTCGGGGCCCAGGCCAGCGTTTACCTGACCGTGTCTGAGGAGATGGAGGGCGTGACGGGACACTACTATGATGTCATGACAGAAAAGGAACCGGCGCCCCAGGCTCTGGACGAGGAGGTGGCTCGCAAGCTGTGGGAGGTCAGCAGCAAGCTGGTGGGTCTGGACGAGGACGGGCAGACCGGCGTGTCGGAGGCTCCAGCAGAAGGCCAGAACAAAGCTGCACAGACGGAGCCAGCACAAAAACATGGACATAGCCCAGGAGCAACAGTCAGTGCTGTGAGGCTGTAG